The genomic region CACATAGTTAAACGCAAAGAAAAACATTTTGAAAGTATTTTAATTCAGACCTTAAAAGGAAATATCAATTAATGTTATATGTAAGCCATCTACATGTTTGAGATTTTTGTCTTTAAAAAACCCTATTATCAGTGTTCTTCTGAAATTTATGGCTTCCTTTATAAATAGCCCATTACAGTGTATTGTATTCCATCTCAATCTTGAATTGATACCCGATTAGTCAGTTGAAAGCTAAAGATTTTCCACTCTGCAAAATAAACACTCTGCTTGTAGaattaggtacacacctaatagctaatcagaatatggccgctgagtctcacacaatggattctgaacaccgtattagccaactccaaatgctaatgggggcacaaaatgacaagtattttgggagagttactatctctcttgcacaaagattatccccccttttagaggtgaaccgggtagcttctaattttaattggaattaGTAGGGGATTCGTTTGgtgcatcggggtataaactcaattaagaggtctcccagccttgaaaaccaaggtttaatatacccgaaggtactgaggagagcaattcttgagcactatcgttgacttaattttcatcaaaCCATGTTTGTTTTATGGTGGGTTAGCGTACTTGGCGTTTAGTTgctcccacttgggtcattcccctctcactgaccataatggctatagagttattatctcctcaggagggcaggcccactagagatatacaaatctcaaacttaaagaaaatgcgtcaagggtttggatttctaattgtctatacaaacagGAGCATACTCTCCCACCTCTctgaatttacttaaaacatgaaatacaaatttgttctttaatcagatagcaatttaggttcctaaaattgaatttaaagaataaatgatgtttggtcgattctcctcaggcaacctgcaaagacaacaaatcagtagtcatattgtctttttttgagaagcatattcttcgacaagcgttctgcaaaaaactgattaggttgtgaaaTTTCTTAGACAGACAAACAACAAGCTAGGGTCAGCATTAGTATGATGAAAATTGACTAAGAAAACTCAAAGAAAGAAATCTTCTTTTTAACCCAGAAACACAgtatcgtacgacaattctcatcgACTCGTATGATAATTCATACGGGATCATACGATCATTGCAGTTTGTTGTCCAACACTATGGGAGAACTTGTACGATAATTTGTAGAAACTGTACGGAcgaaaatctgaaaaaataaaaatctgaaaaataagacaAAGTTAGTCTCCGAGGTCAAAAgatgtagtcttttgccccacagtgggcgctagaaatatgtgtgtgaaaagtagaaTAAGAATTTGTAAACTGCAGGcagaacacttcaattaagtcattatatgcatggttagatGAATATGagcataaataaataaaccattacaaatcgacccctcctaaaagatgcgagtataagattgctctcagattttaataagcaataccagtgactagactacaccaagatgaaggatttaatctatatgataatgagatcaagcaatatggatgcaagatggatgaataatcaagcaatatggatgcaagatggatgaataatcaAGCAATAGTGATTAAAGCAATAATGATTCAAGCAATAAcgataaactaaatatgcaaaaataataaaaaaccaagCCCAATATAtccaatgactccagagcaaaaagtgtataataataatcTCCAGGGTGCTCTAGGGTGAGAGataaaggctaaatttatagaaattcacaagagggATCAagcaaaaagctcaatttaggatcaattgaaataattaagaaatcagatttagttaactttgagatagattccaattatagtttaattgaaatgtattcagattataagttcaagttgcattggtgatattaattaaataattccatgcacttgtgataaaaataggtaattccatatgattattttatttattcaagaaaaggtcTTTTGAATGCAACTGAATTTCATTTTCTCAAAAGCACTAAGTTCTAATTttggagaatgattaataatttttatttagtgTCAGGTTTAAAGTTAAATTAGATTTATTGTTCAATTACTTttatagttagggttcaatttggtttagttttaagttcaattagggttattggTTTGcttagagttcaatttggtttaaggATTTTCTTGAATGTggtatagggttagggtttgattaggCTTATAATTAGCATTCAATTTACTTGATAGTTAATTATCGATTTATTTTTGATAATTAGTAATCTAGATAGATTAATCCATAACAATATAGTGTTTAAGTTGGTTTACTGTGAAAGTTAAggtttaatttgattaaaagtttaggttgaatttGTTATAGGGTTAGGTTTTAATTTTGTTCAAAGTTAAGGCTGAAAATCTATTTGGTAAATAAGGTTAGGGTTTACTTTTGTTAGTGTTAGAGTTAAGGCttaattttgtttatgattttagaTCAATTTGGTATAAAGTTTAATTAGGTTGAGGATTAAGGtttaaatttatataatattaGGATTCAACTTGATTTATCGCTATGGTTTAATTTGATTTAGGGTTTGGGGTCAATTTTGTATAGGGTTAAGTTTGAATtcgatttagggttagggtttaatttggtttaagtTTTTGATTCAATTTGGTATAAAGATATGTTTCAACTTCATTTAACGACTTGATAAAATATATAGTTAcacaaatatattaattaattttgtaTGTTACAATAAAATCCAaattgaagattaattcatagattgtTGTTTCCAACAAGAAATAATCATAATCATTTGTTATTTTGTTTGCAAGGCAAGAGCATTTTTTCTTTAGAGGAAACTACTTATTAAATGTCATGCCATTATCAATTGTAAAAATTAATTATCTGCCTTATGATTTTAATTATTATAACCTTTTTAATATAtcattatataaatttatataataaatttagTGAATGTTGATTTTCAAACAAATACATAAAAATAATATCTAAAAGAAAAACATTTCTATTTATAAAATTCTTGTTATTCATTAAAAATACATTAAAATTAagctttaaattaaattttgatttaaaaataaaaagttTGTAAAACAAAAATCTTAATAGTTGTGACTTTGGGTGGAGATCACTCTGTAATTGCAAGGCTAGAACAAGCGAAATTGTCGCCATCTTCCCAAACTTATCAAGCTCTGCAACAAGTGACGCATTCTTCTAGTTCTTTTGGTTCACTTCTTCATTGTCATCCCTCTCTATTTATTATTGATTACACATATTCACATATGGTTGAGCTTATCCAGGCGTCATTCACATCTATTTCTAAACATTCATCTTAATTACATCTATTCTTTATCATTTGTGTTATATTTACCTATCCTACAATGAATGATGTGATGCGCAAGCTTGATCTTAATGGTCTCTAGATTGACTctaaattcaattttttatataaATCAATTACCATCTTTCTCACTCTTTTCCATAGACATTATGAGATGACTTGGTAAACATATAATTGACTTATTGTTACATCTAGGTATTTGTCCGGACAAAACTGGGCATATGGGCGGTTCGCTTCCGAGTTACAACGTAAAGAGAGCCAGTGAAAATTCACCTACTATTCGTCTTTTCTTTTCTAATCCATAGCTAATAAaactacaatttttattttttaggtgatgtttattttgcattttacTTCTATGTAAAAATAGTTTATTAGTTGGTCTTCCACTTGAAAGATCTTAGTTATGTTCATTAAAACTCCATTTAATCAAATTCATACACAAATATAAACAAGTATCAATTCAATTCACAATTGTGAGTTAAATAGAAttataaaatgtgaaaaatgaaattGTGCAGTTTTATGTTTGGAGGTGAAAAATGATTCTATTGATGCTTTTAAATGGTAAAGTATGAGAATGATGTAACAATATACATACTTTTACTTCTTGATTTGTTTCTGTTTTCTTTCTTATctagattaaaaatattaaaaatatatttgaagATCTATCGGTATGTTATCATGGAAACTATTCTCCTAGATCAACTTCCAAAAATTTTAGGTAGGTGGTTGCATAAATCAAGACTCCTTCAGTCAAATATTCTTAGTCAATTGAATTGGAATTGGATTTGTGGGTTATTCACTTCGTGTAGAGTCGATGAATGGGATTTAATGAGATGATTGTTAAAGATCTTATTATTGTTTCCAATGTTTATTTGATGTAATTCAATGTCAATTCTAATGATGTGTAAagattacattttttattttttaagtaatGTTTATTTTGCATTTAGTGTCTATGTAAAAGTAGTTTATTACTTGATCTTCCACTTGAAAGATCTTagttatgttaattcaaattccatTTAATCTAATTCTTTTTGAATTAGCCTTAAGCATTAAATTTATTTAGACATTTATTATTTGGTTCGAATTACATTAATAGGTAGATAGTTCCTAATTTCCTTGGGGATTTACTGCCATCTAAATTCTTTGAACTCTAGGATACATTGGACCCAATAGCCAAGTGAATAGGAAGAGTGATATAAGAGAGAGGCAAGCATATTCTTTTACAATTTTTCTAAATGCCTCATGTTAAAATTGAGGGCCTCAACTTATTTATATTATCTCTTTATGAAATTTTAATTAGAACATATGTATCTAAGAACAAACTATTTCACCTTTTCTTAAAACTAaagtattttatttataattttgaaaataaaataaataatctaaTATAATTTGAACAGAAATAATTTATTTTGTGAGATTTTTGGAAtctctctttttttcattttaGCATCTAGAATCCAAAGAATTATAGTGAATGCATTGTGAGGACCAAGGACATTAATTTCATGTGCCTTGTGTTTTGATTAGTGGTGTAGGAGTGGGAGAAGGGGGCGACTTTGAATTTGAACTTAGGATAGGGTGAGAAACCCTACAATGGATAGGCAAACCAGGGGGAGGGCAGAAAGGATGGATCCAAGGACTGCCCTGATTCCTCTTAGCCGAATGGAAACAACCCAGTGGATGGGGACCCACAATCTAGCGACAATCCATTCGATCTTGATTGGGGGAATGGAGAATAAAGTGTTGGAGACAACCCAAGGCAGGGACCTATTCGAAGGGACAATGGTCAGTAGTGGACATCTCTATTCGGTGTCAAACCGAATGGAAAGTCCTTGCTCCCTCCAATTAGTAATATCTTGGAACCAAAAAAGGGTATATTTTCTATTGAAGTTCCAAACCCAGTGATTGAGCATAATATTAACCTTATGGCAATGACTCTGGTTGGAAAATTTGTCTGCCCAAGGCCGAATATTGATGTTCTTAGGGCATTTGCAAAATAAAAAAGGGGGCTAAAAGGTCAAGTGGAGATTAGTGCTATGTCCAAAGGTGCGTTGTCCATGGCCTTTTCATGTAAGGAGGATATATTGAGGGTTCTTTGTAATGGCCCTTGGTTGATTGGAAAATCAATGTTTGCCATGCAAAAATGGTCGtctaagatggacctaaatgaatccTTTTTTGTACAAGATCCGATTTGGGTCAGACTATTGGGCCTTCCCCTAGAGTTTTGGGTTGAAGATGTCTTTAAAGGAATTGCTAGCTCCTTTGGGGAACTCCTATCTATGGATCTTATCATAGCAGCTAGAAGAAGGCTAAACTTTGCTAGGATATGTGTCGGAGTTACGCAAGGCATAGATCTTCCCTTATCCATCAAGATTAACTCTAGATTGGGGAAATGAAACCTACCTatggaatatgaaagtgtcccttttTCTTGTTTTCACTGCAAAAAATTGGGGCATATGGCTAGAAAATTCCCTCTTGAGGCtatcaaagagaaagagaagaaagacaagACAATGCAATGGAAAGAAAAATACCTTGTTAGGAAACCTGAgatttttgaaaaagagaaaatgatagaagaagcCCAAAGTGTCATCATCCCTGATACTTTTGAGCAACAAGGGAACattaatgtggaaaacccagaaaaaaGTTTCCTTAAAGAAGGGAAAGAGGATCAAATCTAGGCAAAGAAGAGAGAGAACGACAAGACACCAATCAGGATGAACAACTAAGTGATAATCTGGAAGATGGAGAAATACAGGTGGTGTTATAGACCAAGGAGGAAGTGGATTCAAATCACATTATAAGAAACAGCATCAGAGATGGCCCTAGACCCAACTATGAGGAAGGCTAGAAGTGTTTGATCCTTGGAGGAATCTCATCATCAGAATCACAACAATTGGTGGAGATGGTGAAAGCTACCTTCCAGCAGTCCCAATGAACTCACTACTTAATATAAATGCTAAGTGGGTTGAGGTTTATGATGTTGAGAAGAAGACAACCGCCTAGAACATCAAAGAGGAAGATTGCCAAATAAGCGAAGTAGCGGATCAAAAGAAAGTGGGAAAAAAGTGGCTGAAATCTACCCCTTAGGCTACTCCAATCAAGACAAGAAACTTGACCAAAGCTGATACTGGTTTTGACCCCTCTCCTCCTGGGAGGCAAAAAGCAAGCCAGATCAGAGATCAAGAGGCAACAAGAATATAGCGGATGGTACTCaaatgaccatccatgaggtatgttccGTAGTTAGAAAATAAAAGTTGTATCATGGAATATACGtggattgaatagtccacataaatAGGATGTTCTTATAAATTTAGTTAGAGAACATAAACAAGACATTGttcttatccaagaaactaaaatgactaaagagaaagttgagaagattAAGCTTTTTAAGGATGAGGGAGTTTTAGGAGGTAGCTCAGATGGTTCTTTTGGGGGCATAGCCATTTTTTGGAATCTAAGGTGGGTTACTGGGGTGATTTCTAAGAAAGATAGTAATTTTCCCTTTAGTAGGTTTCATCATTTAGGGGATGGTACTTCATGGATCCTGACAAATATTTACACCCCCAATTATAGACTTGGTAGAAGTAAATTTTGGAAGAAGCTAAAGGCTATTCAGTCTCTTTATaaggatgaaatgtggatggttATGGGGAACTTCAAAAACCCCTCTTTGTGGAAACGATAATTTTGGAGTCATCCCCTCTCAGTTAGATAGTAGAATGGACCTTGTGAACTTATTAAGCAACTAAGGTCTACATGATATTGATCTCCAAGGTGCAATTTTCACTTCGACCAACCGAAGGGCGGGGgaagatcttattcaagtcagaaTTGATAGGGCCCTAATTTCTAAAGAGTGGCTTAACCATTATAAATGCTTCTTATCATCAATTTCTAGGATTGGTTCCGACCATTTTCCTATGTTTTTTGTTGCTGAGAATACAAGTGTTAAAAGAAAATTCccatttagatttgaaaggatgtggctggACCATCCTAACTTTGAGAAGGCCATTGAGAAGTGGTGGTATATTGACATCAAAGGTATTGCAATGTATAGAATGGCTAAATATTTAAGGTACATTAAAGTTAATATAAAAAAATGGAATAAGGAAGTTTTTGGGGATCTTTTTGCTGCCAAGTCCAAAACCCAGCTTGAGCTTGAGGAAATGCAGGATAAAATCCAAACCAGTGGATATAATGAAGTATCTATCAATGAGGAAAATGAAGTGCTTGTGAAGTATCACAAGattatcaaaagagaagaagaattttggaaacaaCGGTCTAGATCTCTATGGCTTAAAGTTGGGGGCAGAAATACTAGGTTCTTCCATATGACTGCTATGAAACATAAGGCCACAAATAAGATCTCTAAGTTGAGAATTGGGGGAATTGAAACCaggaaggatgatgagattgggaaTGAAGCCAAGAATTTTTTCATATCTCTTCTCTCAACGGATTGTGGTTTTGATGTTTATTCTCAAAGGGCCCTCTTAGAGaccattcatttaatcattaatGATGTTCAAAACAAGGCTTTGGTGGCCATCCCCTCTGAGGATAAAGTTAAGAAAGcggttttctcttttgattgcaataaAGCCTTGGGCCCGGATGGATTTCTGTTGTTCTTCTTTTAATCCTTTCGGAACATCCTCAATTGTGATGTGGTTAAAGGTGTgcaagaattttttggggctaggattatcttaaaggaactcaatgctACTTTTTTGGTTTTGATTCTCAAATGTCATGGGGCTGATTCTATGGATAAGTTCCATCTGATaagcttatgcaattctttttataaaatTATCTCAAATGTGGTTAGTGGCAGACTACTAAGGATTCTTCCATCTATCATTTCACCCCAACAGAGTGGCTTCGTTTCTGATAGGtaaatccttgactctatcattacTATTCATGAAAACATACATTCACTGGTGGAATCGAAGAAATAAGGCTTCCAAATCAAGTTGGACTTGTCTAAAACCTATGATTGTGTTGACTGGAGATTCTTGGGTAAGGTGCTTAGTTATTTTGTCTTATGTGCTAGGTTTATTTTGTTGATTGAACAAATTATCTCAACCCCTTATTTCTCTTTCATTGTGAATGGTGTGCCTTCCCCCTTCTTCAAAACTTCTAGGGGCATCAGgaagggggatcccatctcccctattctcttcattattctggctcaatgtctgggtagatttattAGCAAATCTATTTCGTAGGGGATTCTTTTGGGAATCTCTCCCTCTTCAAGTTTCAAATCCTGTACCCACcaagaatttgttgatgataccaccTTAATGGGTACTTCATCGATCAAAGAAGCATCCACCAAGGAGAACCTCCTCAATACTTATAGTTCAGCCTCAGGTCAAACGATTAATTGGGCAAAAAGTTATGTTAAATCTTCTTCAACACCCCAGAGGATAGACAGATTAGGATGGCTCAGATCCTTGGGTGCCAAATTGGAAAGCCTGCTTCTAATTATTAGTTTTAAACCGAGTAGAAAAACATGAGAATCAAcaataaaatagagaaaacaagacagaaatgaaaacataagaatgcataaaatgaagtttaaaatggttcaccactaagtggctatgtCCAGCAAAAAGCAAGGAGagttcttattaaccaatatcatttctacagtacatcatgtatgggttgcacacaaccatttatataaacatatcagatatgaaatgaagagtctgggGAAGACAAATAGTAATGTGctcgttgggcttcatatacccaacactcTCCCTCGTGAAGGCCAATCGGTATAGCCATGcgctggcatcccttcttccatgTTCGATCTTACATTCGAACCAGACCCAGCGAAGATTTTAACTTCACGATCTTTTGCTCGCATACACTTCAGATTAATCTTCTCCAAAGCATGTTAGATTGAATAAAACCTAACCACTAAACCATGACATTACGATTAACTCCTGTAGCTGATATATTCAAaacattaaaaagatcattaactGGTTCTAAAATGAACCCTTCATCCTGAAAT from Cryptomeria japonica chromosome 3, Sugi_1.0, whole genome shotgun sequence harbors:
- the LOC131048061 gene encoding uncharacterized protein LOC131048061 — its product is MWLDHPNFEKAIEKWWYIDIKGIAMYRMAKYLRYIKVNIKKWNKEVFGDLFAAKSKTQLELEEMQDKIQTSGYNEVSINEENEVLVKYHKIIKREEEFWKQRSRSLWLKVGGRNTRFFHMTAMKHKATNKISKLRIGGIETRKDDEIGNEAKNFFISLLSTDCGFDVYSQRALLETIHLIINDVQNKALVAIPSEDKVKKAVFSFDCNKALGPDGFLLFFF